A portion of the Shewanella sp. SNU WT4 genome contains these proteins:
- a CDS encoding EAL domain-containing protein, with protein sequence MQNFTESWKTCLEVFALLLAAALLSFGFSYWLIEMEVSDDLDDFILSVENQLDTAYQDLRVMDALSFEQCDEKGQEVLKEHMFNSIYANLFFVRSLSSPPFEFCSVMGQVSFDLSINTKPKLWEIPALENTKLTSSYLPGQSYQDLYMWHQGRQVNIRRISLLSHYSFFEPERHSDRRIYIHLGDNELILDIGSLDGDGIKSIQIKSDKYPIEVTSVIGLWRVFSLSKTYFLPFLLLLSTFILLMFHSYRLRKELHKSIHFRLAKAIDNGQLQPFYQPIMNARTGEIVGAEALIRWILPSGEILSPAIFINELEQSDMVYQVTTKILNDIPQDLAVVLNANPEFRCGINLIAAQIETAKFSNLLAQLSEFGYPAYHLALEITERSPIQDMTVASANLKQLQELGCLIELDDAGTGYGGGQYVQQLPFNIMKIDKLFIDTLVEEENRTQVLDAYVGMAKSLNMGVIAEGVETLAQSQALLSRGVCLQQGYLFAKPVAAKDFVEFWQQSQQAKLTLNTEH encoded by the coding sequence TTGCAAAATTTTACTGAATCATGGAAAACCTGCTTAGAGGTGTTCGCGCTTTTGTTAGCGGCCGCGTTACTCTCTTTTGGTTTTAGTTATTGGCTGATTGAGATGGAAGTTAGTGATGATCTCGATGATTTCATTCTGTCGGTGGAGAATCAGTTAGACACCGCATATCAAGATCTTAGGGTGATGGATGCACTCAGTTTTGAGCAATGCGATGAAAAAGGGCAAGAAGTGCTAAAAGAGCACATGTTTAACTCTATCTATGCAAATCTGTTTTTTGTGCGCTCATTATCAAGCCCACCCTTTGAGTTTTGTAGCGTGATGGGGCAAGTTAGCTTTGATCTCAGTATTAACACTAAGCCTAAACTTTGGGAAATTCCCGCATTGGAAAATACCAAGCTAACTAGCTCATATTTGCCCGGGCAATCTTACCAAGATTTATATATGTGGCATCAAGGTCGGCAGGTTAATATTCGCCGAATTTCTTTATTGAGTCATTATTCATTCTTTGAGCCTGAGCGCCATAGTGACAGGCGGATTTATATTCATCTTGGCGATAATGAGCTTATCTTAGATATAGGTAGTCTTGATGGTGATGGCATTAAATCTATCCAGATTAAAAGCGATAAATATCCCATTGAAGTCACGTCAGTGATTGGTCTTTGGCGAGTATTTAGTTTATCTAAAACCTATTTTTTACCGTTTTTGTTGTTATTGTCGACTTTTATCTTATTGATGTTCCATTCATACCGTCTTCGCAAAGAATTGCATAAGAGTATTCATTTTAGATTGGCAAAAGCTATTGATAATGGGCAGTTGCAGCCCTTCTATCAGCCGATAATGAATGCTAGAACCGGTGAAATCGTTGGTGCAGAAGCCTTGATCCGCTGGATCCTGCCAAGTGGTGAAATATTATCGCCTGCTATCTTTATCAATGAACTAGAACAAAGTGATATGGTTTATCAGGTCACCACCAAAATCTTGAATGATATTCCTCAAGATTTAGCAGTAGTGCTTAACGCTAATCCAGAATTTCGCTGTGGGATCAACTTAATCGCAGCGCAAATTGAAACGGCTAAATTTAGCAATTTATTAGCGCAATTAAGTGAGTTCGGCTATCCCGCTTATCATTTGGCGCTAGAAATCACTGAGCGTTCTCCTATTCAAGACATGACTGTTGCGTCAGCCAATCTTAAACAGTTGCAGGAATTAGGCTGCTTGATTGAGCTTGATGATGCAGGAACTGGTTATGGCGGCGGCCAATATGTGCAGCAACTGCCATTTAATATCATGAAAATTGATAAGCTATTTATTGATACCTTAGTGGAAGAAGAAAACCGTACTCAAGTGTTAGATGCTTATGTAGGAATGGCCAAAAGCTTAAATATGGGAGTGATTGCCGAAGGGGTTGAAACCCTTGCTCAATCTCAGGCACTATTAAGTCGCGGCGTATGTTTGCAACAAGGTTATTTGTTTGCTAAGCCTGTGGCCGCCAAAGACTTTGTGGAGTTTTGGCAACAAAGCCAGCAAGCTAAGCTAACACTAAATACTGAGCACTAA
- a CDS encoding class I SAM-dependent methyltransferase: MLCPLCGGQHLTLFCQDARRRYVCCQECELVSVPASFHLSPSAEKAEYDKHDNSSADAGYRRFLSRTWAPLLARLQGTHADITRLQGLDFGCGEGAVLSQMARENGVAIANYDLYYHNHGALLHQQYDFITLTEVIEHIADAAQLLAQLNTMLKAGGVLAVMTKQVTSADAFSRWHYKNDLTHINFYSDASFGWLAKHYGWQLELIDNDVVFLTKAR; this comes from the coding sequence ATGTTATGCCCCTTATGCGGCGGGCAGCACTTAACTCTTTTTTGCCAAGATGCGCGGCGGCGCTATGTTTGCTGTCAGGAGTGTGAACTCGTTTCAGTTCCTGCATCTTTTCATTTATCCCCAAGCGCCGAGAAAGCTGAGTACGACAAGCATGATAACTCGAGTGCTGATGCTGGTTACCGACGCTTTTTAAGCCGCACTTGGGCGCCACTATTAGCGCGGCTACAAGGCACTCATGCGGATATTACTCGCTTACAAGGGCTAGATTTTGGTTGCGGAGAAGGCGCGGTATTAAGCCAGATGGCAAGAGAAAATGGAGTGGCGATAGCCAATTACGATCTCTATTACCATAACCATGGCGCGCTGCTGCATCAGCAGTATGACTTTATTACTTTGACGGAAGTGATTGAACATATTGCCGATGCCGCGCAATTATTAGCGCAACTCAATACCATGTTAAAGGCGGGCGGCGTATTAGCTGTGATGACTAAGCAGGTGACTAGTGCCGATGCCTTTAGTCGCTGGCACTATAAAAACGATCTCACCCATATTAATTTCTACAGTGACGCTAGCTTTGGCTGGCTTGCCAAGCATTATGGCTGGCAACTGGAATTGATTGATAATGATGTGGTGTTTTTAACCAAGGCGCGCTAG
- a CDS encoding pitrilysin family protein, which yields MSNIRFGLVARLMAASFTMVIGLTACQSVPQLSKAATASSPAFVMPSYETVTLANGLTLMLMPQTEVPLITVNAVVRSGSVNDTQAGLASMTAASLLLGNSLKSKAESELFVDSLGASVASYSSAEGSVVTMDFMANDAIKILPLLKAILITPSFDSAEFTKLKQQQIAALTQAKESPRAVIHDYFRAQVFGSHPYGNATDGDEQSLQPMTTEAVQQFHQQYYQPNNAAIIVAGDFDLTTMKDYLTGLFADWQGGSTNVSSNVSANANVSLVAAPAALTQARVLVVDKADAIETTFMIGGLGISRNNPDYVSLQVINTILGGRFTSWLNDELRVNSGLTYGARSGFSPYRDSGLFSISTFTKTASTEQAIDLALATYAKLWQQGLDQATLDSAKSYVKGQFPPEYETSGQLANLMSTMYLYGVDDSFINNFEAQVNNLDLAEAASLIKRYFPQQHLQLVLIGKADEIEAMAAKYGKVKRISIDDVGFSH from the coding sequence ATGAGCAACATCAGATTTGGCTTAGTGGCGCGCTTGATGGCAGCCTCATTCACTATGGTTATTGGCTTAACGGCCTGTCAATCAGTACCTCAATTATCTAAGGCGGCAACGGCAAGCTCACCTGCCTTTGTGATGCCAAGCTATGAAACCGTGACTCTGGCTAACGGGTTAACCTTAATGTTAATGCCGCAAACCGAAGTGCCCCTGATTACTGTTAATGCCGTGGTGCGCTCTGGAAGTGTTAATGACACCCAAGCAGGCCTTGCGTCTATGACGGCTGCAAGCCTGCTACTGGGTAATAGCCTCAAAAGTAAGGCCGAATCTGAGCTCTTTGTGGATTCCCTTGGCGCGAGTGTCGCCTCTTACTCTAGTGCAGAAGGCAGTGTAGTCACTATGGATTTTATGGCTAACGATGCCATAAAAATATTGCCTTTACTTAAGGCGATATTAATCACTCCAAGCTTTGATAGCGCTGAGTTTACTAAGCTCAAGCAGCAGCAAATCGCCGCCCTGACTCAAGCTAAAGAAAGCCCGCGCGCCGTGATTCATGATTACTTTCGCGCGCAAGTGTTTGGCTCGCATCCTTATGGCAATGCAACTGATGGTGATGAGCAATCATTGCAACCTATGACTACAGAGGCGGTGCAGCAATTTCACCAGCAGTATTATCAGCCCAATAACGCCGCCATCATAGTGGCTGGCGATTTTGACCTCACCACTATGAAGGACTATCTCACAGGCTTGTTTGCTGATTGGCAAGGAGGGAGCACTAATGTGAGCAGCAATGTCAGCGCTAATGCGAATGTAAGCCTTGTCGCAGCACCCGCCGCACTAACTCAGGCGCGAGTTTTAGTGGTGGATAAAGCTGATGCCATTGAAACTACCTTTATGATTGGCGGCTTAGGTATCAGCCGTAATAATCCTGACTACGTATCACTGCAAGTTATTAATACCATTTTGGGCGGGCGTTTTACCTCTTGGCTTAATGATGAGCTGCGGGTCAACAGCGGTCTCACTTATGGTGCGCGCTCAGGTTTTAGCCCTTATCGGGATAGTGGCTTATTTAGTATCAGCACCTTTACTAAAACCGCCAGCACAGAGCAAGCCATAGACTTAGCTTTAGCTACTTATGCCAAGTTGTGGCAGCAAGGGCTAGATCAAGCCACCTTAGATTCTGCTAAGTCTTATGTAAAAGGCCAATTTCCGCCGGAGTATGAAACCAGTGGCCAGCTCGCCAATCTCATGAGCACTATGTACCTTTATGGGGTTGATGATTCTTTTATCAATAACTTTGAGGCGCAGGTAAATAACCTTGATTTAGCAGAGGCCGCGAGTCTAATAAAACGCTATTTCCCGCAGCAACACTTGCAACTGGTATTAATAGGCAAGGCTGATGAAATAGAAGCTATGGCAGCCAAATATGGTAAAGTTAAACGTATCAGCATTGATGATGTTGGCTTTAGTCATTAA
- a CDS encoding IS4 family transposase, translating into MSEFSKELLVTAEFFQAQDIDVFAKHVPMDWVAEAVQQTGRASLRTRRFPAEQAVWLVLGIGLMRNRSIQQVCDTLSLAFPDSKGELPPLATSSIIKAKEKLGSEPMRYLFKTTAAQWETQCEFDEIAGLKLLSVDGTYFKTHNTEENHHFGFAQSTASFPSVLAVTLMSTRSHLLSDAAFGPVTHSEIHYAQQLVGSAPENSLTLFDRGFMSAELLISWQGSGANTHWLTPIKSKTRYQIIESFSEYDHLVEMPVSPQAKQQAPYLGESWQARLILIPSPKGDIKGFITSCLCPNSYPVNDLLKVYWQRWEIERGYGELKQYQLENKPVLRSKKKDGVYQELWGILTTYNIVRLEMAAMAVQHKVEPQRISFINALFLIQDEFGWSDRGSPGAIPQHLKRLRENGKRLILPPKRKRPSYPRVVLKKTVKYPSKNATRS; encoded by the coding sequence ATGTCTGAATTTTCTAAAGAGCTACTCGTTACCGCTGAATTTTTCCAAGCGCAAGATATTGATGTATTCGCCAAACATGTTCCCATGGATTGGGTGGCTGAGGCTGTGCAACAAACTGGCAGGGCCTCGCTTCGAACCCGCCGTTTCCCTGCAGAGCAAGCTGTTTGGTTGGTTCTAGGCATTGGTTTGATGCGTAACCGCTCGATTCAGCAAGTCTGTGATACGCTCTCACTGGCATTTCCCGACTCCAAGGGGGAGCTCCCGCCACTGGCGACCAGTAGTATCATCAAAGCCAAAGAAAAGTTGGGTTCAGAGCCCATGCGTTATCTGTTCAAAACAACCGCTGCACAGTGGGAAACACAGTGCGAATTTGATGAGATAGCGGGATTGAAATTGCTCAGTGTTGATGGGACGTATTTTAAGACGCATAACACTGAAGAAAACCATCACTTTGGCTTTGCACAAAGCACGGCTTCTTTTCCCTCTGTGCTGGCGGTCACCTTAATGTCTACTCGTAGCCACTTACTTTCTGATGCGGCTTTCGGGCCTGTTACCCACAGTGAAATTCACTATGCACAGCAATTGGTTGGCTCAGCTCCCGAGAATTCGCTCACGTTGTTTGACCGTGGGTTTATGTCTGCCGAATTGCTCATCAGCTGGCAAGGAAGCGGTGCAAACACCCATTGGTTAACCCCGATAAAGTCTAAGACCCGCTATCAAATTATCGAGTCATTCTCAGAGTATGACCATCTGGTTGAGATGCCGGTATCACCCCAAGCTAAACAGCAAGCGCCTTATCTGGGGGAGAGCTGGCAAGCCCGCCTTATCCTTATTCCGTCACCCAAAGGTGATATCAAAGGGTTTATCACGTCCTGCCTATGCCCCAACAGCTATCCAGTGAACGATTTACTCAAGGTGTATTGGCAGCGATGGGAGATAGAGAGGGGTTATGGTGAGCTAAAGCAATATCAACTGGAAAATAAACCTGTCCTGCGCAGTAAGAAGAAGGATGGGGTGTATCAAGAATTATGGGGGATCTTAACGACCTACAATATTGTTCGGCTAGAGATGGCCGCAATGGCAGTGCAGCATAAAGTTGAGCCACAGAGGATAAGTTTCATTAATGCTCTGTTTTTAATACAGGATGAGTTTGGTTGGAGTGACAGAGGGAGTCCGGGAGCGATCCCACAGCACTTAAAACGACTGAGGGAAAATGGCAAAAGGTTGATTTTACCCCCAAAGAGGAAGCGGCCCAGCTACCCGCGTGTGGTGCTAAAGAAAACAGTGAAATATCCAAGTAAAAATGCCACTCGCTCTTAA
- the trmL gene encoding tRNA (uridine(34)/cytosine(34)/5-carboxymethylaminomethyluridine(34)-2'-O)-methyltransferase TrmL produces MLHIALYEPEIAPNTGNIMRLCANNGCKLHLIEPLGFDLEEKKLRRAGLDYRDMVNVVRHPNFDAFLETVKGQRILACTTKGSRPHSELSYCDGDVLLFGPETRGLPMSIIESISADLRLRIPMLPESRSLNLSNSVAIISYEALRQLGYPGC; encoded by the coding sequence ATGCTCCATATTGCTTTGTATGAACCTGAAATTGCACCGAATACGGGCAATATTATGCGCTTGTGTGCCAACAATGGCTGCAAGTTACACCTGATTGAACCGTTAGGGTTTGATTTAGAAGAAAAGAAGTTACGCCGTGCGGGCTTAGATTATCGTGATATGGTCAATGTGGTGCGCCACCCTAACTTTGACGCTTTTCTGGAAACAGTTAAGGGGCAGCGAATTTTAGCCTGCACCACTAAAGGCAGTCGCCCCCACAGTGAACTTAGCTATTGCGACGGTGATGTGTTGCTCTTTGGCCCTGAAACCCGCGGTTTACCTATGAGCATCATTGAAAGCATTAGTGCCGATTTACGCTTACGCATTCCTATGCTGCCAGAAAGCCGCAGCCTTAATTTGTCAAACTCGGTTGCTATTATTAGCTACGAAGCGCTGAGACAATTAGGTTATCCAGGCTGCTAA
- a CDS encoding ATP-binding protein, translating to MLNKTPNRLFIKLLVGFWLCSSVIIAAVALLPLMQQNYDRQAIPTQLQQLLAEAAAQLQSQQDFGQRNPMRALNSWLNRHPRFNNKHLKLYLLDSQDNLLNSHANTKLLRHFQLMVDDVGHPISHQFRNDLMFGPYKFSVKGQVYSLYGRFPEHHPRPWFLYLAEHKGLTLALAILLSGLLCGLLAWHLGKPLRLLKQSADAIASGNLTTRVDDAIAHRKDEIGQLAQAFNLMGDSIEAMVLAQQRLIGDISHELRTPLTRLQLALALARKQGLEGKELARIAHEADQLECLIAELLELSRVKANLPESRKLLELNETLDQVLGDAEFEAEHQGKVLHIQLPAELVFSHYPRPLSRAIENLLRNAIRYAKLNIWISAEVQNNRLHISILDDGLGVDAESLPHLFKPFYRPDSARQRDSGGWGLGMAIAAAAIAAHDGDIGAYQQAPNGLLLKISLPL from the coding sequence ATGCTAAATAAAACACCTAACCGACTGTTTATCAAATTATTAGTGGGATTTTGGCTGTGCAGTTCTGTCATTATTGCCGCCGTTGCCTTACTGCCTTTAATGCAGCAAAACTATGATAGACAAGCCATTCCTACCCAGTTGCAGCAATTATTGGCTGAAGCCGCGGCGCAGCTGCAATCTCAGCAAGATTTCGGCCAGCGTAATCCAATGCGAGCGCTCAATAGTTGGCTTAACCGCCATCCCAGATTTAACAATAAACACTTAAAACTGTATCTGCTTGATAGCCAAGACAACCTGCTGAACTCCCACGCTAACACTAAGCTATTACGCCATTTTCAATTAATGGTTGATGATGTCGGCCACCCCATAAGTCATCAGTTTCGCAACGACTTGATGTTTGGTCCCTATAAATTTAGCGTCAAAGGCCAAGTATATAGCCTCTATGGCCGCTTTCCTGAGCATCATCCACGGCCATGGTTTTTATATTTAGCCGAACATAAAGGACTGACTCTCGCACTCGCCATCTTATTATCTGGCCTACTGTGCGGCTTATTAGCTTGGCATTTAGGTAAACCCCTGCGCTTACTTAAGCAAAGCGCCGATGCCATAGCGAGTGGCAATTTAACCACCCGCGTCGATGATGCTATCGCTCATCGCAAAGATGAAATCGGCCAACTCGCGCAAGCCTTTAACTTAATGGGAGACAGTATTGAGGCTATGGTGCTTGCTCAGCAGCGCCTCATTGGCGACATTTCCCATGAACTGCGCACTCCGCTTACTCGCTTACAATTAGCGCTCGCGCTCGCACGCAAACAAGGCTTAGAAGGTAAAGAGTTAGCCCGCATTGCCCATGAAGCCGACCAACTTGAATGCTTGATAGCTGAGCTATTAGAGCTCTCTCGCGTTAAAGCCAATTTGCCTGAGTCGCGTAAATTGTTGGAGCTCAATGAAACCTTAGATCAAGTGTTAGGCGACGCCGAATTTGAAGCCGAACATCAAGGCAAGGTGCTGCATATTCAACTGCCCGCAGAATTAGTGTTTAGCCATTATCCAAGGCCGCTTAGTCGCGCCATTGAAAACTTACTGCGTAACGCCATTCGCTACGCCAAGCTCAATATTTGGATTTCAGCTGAAGTGCAAAATAACCGCCTGCACATTAGCATTCTCGATGATGGCCTGGGGGTTGATGCTGAGTCGTTACCGCATTTATTTAAACCTTTCTACCGACCTGATAGCGCTCGCCAACGCGACAGCGGCGGCTGGGGACTTGGCATGGCAATAGCAGCAGCGGCCATTGCCGCCCATGATGGTGATATTGGCGCGTATCAACAAGCACCCAACGGTTTACTACTAAAGATAAGCTTGCCCTTGTGA
- a CDS encoding response regulator, which translates to MNSLLLIDDDIGLSELLSQLLELEGFRLDLAHDGEQGLAQARRHNYDLILLDVMLPKLNGFEVLKAIRQDKQTPVLMLTARGDEIDRVVGLEIGADDYLPKPFNDRELIARIRAILRRAHNPSAKQAETTQQLGDLSLDHARQEAFCHQQLLMLTSTEFALLAELVTHAGQQVSKEQLSEVVLGKKLMPFDRSLDMHLSNLRKKLPPREDGRPRVKTLRGKGYIWIP; encoded by the coding sequence ATGAATTCTCTGTTACTAATTGATGATGATATCGGCTTAAGTGAACTACTAAGCCAATTGTTAGAGCTTGAAGGCTTTCGCTTAGATTTAGCCCATGATGGCGAGCAAGGGCTAGCGCAAGCGCGCCGCCATAATTACGACTTAATCTTGCTTGATGTCATGCTGCCAAAACTCAACGGCTTTGAAGTCCTTAAGGCCATTCGCCAAGACAAACAAACTCCGGTGCTGATGCTGACCGCCAGAGGTGATGAAATTGATAGAGTTGTGGGGCTTGAAATCGGCGCCGATGATTACTTACCCAAGCCTTTTAACGATAGAGAGCTAATTGCAAGAATTCGCGCCATTTTACGCCGCGCCCACAACCCGAGCGCCAAGCAAGCAGAGACTACTCAGCAACTGGGCGATCTGAGCCTTGATCATGCGCGCCAAGAAGCCTTTTGTCATCAGCAACTACTCATGCTCACAAGCACTGAATTTGCACTACTGGCAGAACTGGTTACCCATGCTGGACAACAAGTCAGTAAAGAGCAGCTAAGTGAAGTGGTACTGGGCAAAAAACTCATGCCCTTTGATCGCAGCCTAGATATGCATCTGTCTAACTTACGCAAAAAACTCCCGCCAAGGGAAGATGGCCGCCCGCGAGTGAAAACCTTACGTGGCAAGGGCTACATCTGGATACCTTAA
- a CDS encoding Spy/CpxP family protein refolding chaperone, producing MKIKSILLLVATAYFSTAAMAKDTGEGSSEHQNRYHQQHHQSHGCDGMSAKGMHKMFKGLDLSDEQRQQFKQLMEKTHSDEGKESRQQARAENRQAMHALITAPQFDETAAKALLEKQSETRQARAIDNLRVRNQAYNLLTPEQQQQWQQRIDTCQKIR from the coding sequence ATGAAAATTAAAAGTATTTTATTACTGGTAGCCACGGCATATTTTTCAACAGCGGCCATGGCCAAAGATACAGGTGAAGGCTCAAGCGAGCACCAAAATCGTTATCATCAACAGCATCACCAGAGCCATGGCTGTGACGGCATGAGTGCTAAAGGCATGCATAAGATGTTTAAAGGCTTAGATTTAAGTGATGAGCAGCGCCAGCAATTTAAGCAACTGATGGAAAAGACTCACTCTGATGAAGGTAAAGAGTCACGCCAGCAGGCTCGTGCTGAAAATAGACAAGCTATGCACGCCCTCATCACAGCGCCACAGTTTGATGAAACTGCCGCCAAAGCCTTATTGGAAAAACAGTCTGAAACCCGCCAAGCACGAGCGATTGATAACTTAAGAGTGCGCAATCAAGCTTACAATCTGTTGACGCCAGAGCAGCAGCAACAGTGGCAACAGCGCATAGATACCTGCCAAAAAATCCGATGA
- a CDS encoding cation diffusion facilitator family transporter, giving the protein MTSSSYDFWVKLASRASVATALTLIAIKLFAWQYSGSASMLASLTDSFADALASIVNLLAIRYAIVPADNDHRYGHGKAEPLASLAQSAFIAGSALLLFLHGGQRLFDPQPVEHADVGIWVSVIAIVMTLALVLLQKKALSMTSSCVVEADSLHYKSDLLLNAAVLIALVLATQGWLWADGLFAVLIAFYIGYQAIGLAYRSANLLLDKELDQETRDKIVALAIEDGRVLGVHDLRTRQSGKTTFIQLHLELDGNQSLFKAHSAADAAEKRIMKAFDSAEVIVHQDPVQLMPHHQVP; this is encoded by the coding sequence ATGACTAGTTCTTCTTATGATTTTTGGGTCAAGCTTGCCAGCCGCGCGTCGGTAGCCACTGCCTTGACCTTAATTGCTATTAAATTATTCGCTTGGCAATATTCTGGCTCTGCCAGTATGTTGGCTTCGCTCACTGATTCCTTCGCGGATGCGCTTGCATCTATCGTTAATTTATTAGCCATTCGCTACGCAATTGTGCCTGCTGATAATGACCATAGATATGGCCATGGTAAAGCTGAGCCCTTGGCTTCGTTAGCGCAATCGGCCTTTATCGCAGGTTCTGCATTACTACTGTTTTTACACGGTGGTCAACGCCTGTTTGATCCGCAGCCCGTTGAACATGCCGATGTGGGTATTTGGGTGTCTGTGATTGCTATAGTGATGACACTCGCCTTAGTGCTGCTGCAGAAAAAAGCCTTAAGCATGACATCAAGTTGTGTGGTTGAAGCCGATTCTTTGCATTACAAATCTGACTTATTGCTAAATGCCGCAGTGTTAATTGCCTTAGTGCTGGCAACACAAGGCTGGTTATGGGCCGATGGCTTATTTGCGGTTTTGATTGCCTTTTATATTGGCTATCAAGCCATAGGTCTTGCCTATCGCAGCGCTAATTTATTGTTAGATAAAGAATTAGATCAAGAAACCCGCGATAAAATCGTGGCGTTAGCCATTGAAGATGGGCGAGTACTCGGGGTGCACGACTTGCGCACTCGGCAATCGGGTAAAACCACTTTTATTCAGCTGCATCTTGAGTTAGATGGTAATCAGAGCCTATTTAAGGCGCATTCAGCCGCCGATGCGGCTGAAAAACGCATAATGAAAGCATTTGATTCTGCTGAAGTTATTGTCCATCAAGATCCAGTACAGTTAATGCCTCACCATCAAGTTCCTTAA
- the glnG gene encoding nitrogen regulation protein NR(I) yields MNEQVWILDDDTSIRWVLERALKGAGISNASFSAAESLWQALTDAKPQVIISDIRMPGTDGLTLLSRLQQHYPRIPVIIMTAHSDLDSAVNAYQTGAFEYLPKPFDIDEAISLVERALSHASDTKTQPLEAPIIAHQEIIGEAPAMQEVFRAIGRLSRSSISVLINGQSGTGKELVAGALHKHSPRKNQPFIALNMAAIPKDLIESELFGHEKGAFTGASAVRHGRFEQANGGTLFLDEIGDMPLDVQTRLLRVLADGQFYRVGGHLPVSVDVRIIAATHQNLESRVEAGLFREDLFHRLNVIRVHIPSLAQRREDIPQLATHFLAAAAREMGVEGKVLSQGAIDTLKSLPWPGNVRQLENTCRWLTVMASGQEILVQDLPAELLQRPVSTMASAPVTSNWQALLQQEVQQRLAAQEIDILNQLAPEFERILLACALEHTQGHKQDAARCLGWGRNTLTRKLKELDGEALTVLDLDGQ; encoded by the coding sequence ATGAATGAACAAGTCTGGATTTTAGATGATGATACTTCGATTCGCTGGGTCTTAGAGCGGGCATTAAAAGGCGCAGGCATTAGCAATGCGAGCTTTAGCGCCGCCGAATCCTTATGGCAGGCACTGACAGATGCTAAGCCGCAGGTCATCATCTCAGATATTCGCATGCCAGGAACCGATGGCTTAACTTTGCTCAGCCGCTTGCAGCAGCATTACCCGCGTATTCCTGTGATTATTATGACAGCGCACTCAGATCTTGATAGTGCAGTGAATGCCTATCAAACCGGCGCCTTTGAATACTTACCTAAGCCTTTTGACATTGATGAAGCCATTAGCTTAGTGGAGCGCGCACTGTCACACGCAAGTGATACTAAGACGCAACCCCTTGAAGCGCCTATTATCGCCCATCAAGAAATCATCGGTGAAGCGCCTGCCATGCAAGAAGTGTTTCGCGCCATCGGCCGCCTCTCGCGTTCATCCATTAGCGTGCTGATTAATGGTCAGTCGGGCACAGGTAAAGAGCTAGTCGCGGGCGCCCTGCATAAACACAGCCCCCGTAAAAATCAGCCATTTATTGCTCTTAATATGGCGGCCATACCTAAAGATTTAATTGAGTCAGAACTCTTTGGCCATGAAAAAGGTGCCTTTACTGGCGCCAGTGCCGTGCGCCATGGCCGCTTTGAACAAGCCAATGGTGGCACCTTGTTTTTGGATGAAATTGGCGATATGCCACTGGATGTGCAAACTCGGCTGCTGCGGGTATTGGCTGATGGTCAATTTTATCGAGTTGGTGGCCATTTACCAGTTTCTGTGGATGTGCGCATTATCGCAGCAACCCATCAAAATTTAGAAAGTCGGGTAGAAGCAGGGCTATTTAGAGAAGATTTATTTCATCGTCTCAATGTTATTCGCGTACATATTCCATCCCTTGCCCAAAGACGGGAAGACATACCGCAATTAGCCACACATTTTTTAGCGGCCGCGGCGCGTGAAATGGGCGTTGAAGGCAAAGTGTTAAGCCAAGGCGCCATTGATACTCTTAAAAGCCTGCCATGGCCGGGTAATGTTAGGCAGCTAGAAAATACCTGCCGCTGGCTCACGGTTATGGCTTCTGGTCAAGAGATTTTAGTGCAAGACTTACCCGCGGAATTATTGCAGCGCCCAGTAAGCACGATGGCGAGCGCGCCTGTAACTAGTAACTGGCAAGCTTTGTTACAGCAAGAAGTACAGCAAAGATTAGCGGCGCAAGAAATTGATATTCTGAATCAACTTGCCCCAGAGTTTGAGCGAATTTTATTGGCCTGCGCCCTTGAGCATACTCAAGGGCACAAGCAAGATGCGGCGCGCTGCTTAGGTTGGGGGCGTAATACCCTCACCCGTAAGCTTAAGGAACTTGATGGTGAGGCATTAACTGTACTGGATCTTGATGGACAATAA